The following coding sequences lie in one Rhizobium sp. ZPR4 genomic window:
- a CDS encoding amino acid ABC transporter substrate-binding protein, with product MTSMSSISRRGLGLAVAGVAIAFATASFAEDVRTIKIATAAESKPLSWGAIGVEPQGYEPDVLKAINAKLPQYKFVMEGAADIAQETGLATGKYDIATGGYYRAPAREKQFLIPDAPIGASLIKIYSRKDSGINEMKDLVGKKIVPVTAGGGIYKFATAWQEQNPTYKIEITASSAGVPYPDRLKEVQNGKYDALVLPSNLGEQTVIDQQKLEIKTSEPVAINQTFVLIHRSEENKALAEGIDKALKELKADGTLAKLSQKWFGEDITTYMK from the coding sequence ATGACTTCCATGAGTTCAATCTCGCGCCGTGGCCTCGGTCTCGCCGTAGCAGGCGTCGCAATCGCCTTCGCAACTGCCTCGTTCGCCGAGGACGTTCGCACGATCAAGATCGCCACCGCGGCGGAATCGAAGCCGCTCTCCTGGGGTGCGATCGGCGTCGAGCCGCAGGGCTACGAACCCGACGTGCTGAAGGCGATCAACGCCAAGCTGCCCCAATACAAGTTCGTCATGGAAGGTGCGGCCGACATCGCGCAGGAAACGGGCCTTGCTACCGGGAAGTACGACATCGCGACGGGCGGCTACTACCGCGCGCCTGCCCGCGAAAAGCAGTTCCTCATTCCTGACGCACCGATCGGCGCGAGCCTGATCAAGATCTACAGCCGCAAGGACAGCGGCATCAACGAGATGAAGGACCTCGTCGGCAAGAAGATCGTACCCGTCACCGCCGGCGGTGGCATCTACAAGTTCGCCACGGCATGGCAGGAGCAGAACCCGACCTACAAGATCGAAATCACTGCCTCGAGCGCCGGCGTTCCCTATCCCGACCGCCTGAAGGAAGTGCAGAACGGCAAGTACGATGCGCTCGTGCTGCCGTCCAACCTTGGCGAGCAGACCGTGATCGACCAGCAGAAGCTCGAAATCAAGACGAGCGAGCCGGTCGCAATCAATCAGACCTTCGTCCTGATCCATCGTTCCGAGGAGAACAAGGCTCTTGCCGAAGGCATCGACAAGGCTCTGAAGGAGCTCAAGGCCGACGGCACGCTCGCCAAACTCTCGCAGAAGTGGTTCGGCGAGGACATCACCACGTACATGAAGTAA
- a CDS encoding sugar ABC transporter ATP-binding protein, with translation MTAISFKQPVTAKDDIIRFEGIVKRFGGAQALAGASLIVRRGTIHGLVGQNGAGKSTLIKLLAGLHQPDDGRIEIEGQTFGRLTPHLAEELGIHFIHQDRLLVPTFTIGETLFLGREPRIPVTPFLDRRLMQRRASDILNDYFGVRLPNTALISELSTAEKQIVQITRALLNQPKVLVFDEPTAALVRREADILFRLIRRLRDEGVTIIYISHYLSEIEELCDHVTVLRNGLDVASVPIGDTSAAAIARLMVERDIKEMFPKPEVALGEEILKVEQLSAPGKYGDVSFTLRRGEVLGLTGLLGSGAKELIRALFGLDTPASGRIEISGEAVRFANPTQAAGHKIALVPEDRRRHGVALDLSVTENTSLSSLDRFARFGFLDRKGERREVDALIARLQVKTSGRDALLRTLSGGNQQKVAIAKWLSRHSEVYLLDEPTVGVDIGSKVEIYTLIGELTARGAGVIVLSSDLPELIGITDRILVLFRGRVVREFISSEVTADAVLAESTGSSEGQRHVG, from the coding sequence ATGACGGCCATTTCCTTCAAACAGCCGGTCACGGCGAAAGACGACATCATCCGCTTCGAAGGCATCGTCAAGCGCTTCGGTGGCGCGCAGGCGCTGGCCGGTGCGTCGCTGATTGTCAGGCGAGGGACCATCCACGGTCTCGTTGGCCAGAACGGCGCCGGTAAATCGACGCTGATCAAACTGCTCGCCGGTCTTCACCAACCCGATGACGGGCGGATCGAGATCGAAGGGCAAACATTCGGCAGGCTGACACCGCATCTCGCCGAAGAGCTCGGCATTCACTTCATTCATCAGGATCGGCTGCTGGTGCCGACTTTCACCATCGGCGAAACGCTGTTCCTCGGCCGTGAGCCACGCATTCCGGTCACACCATTCCTCGACCGCCGGCTGATGCAGCGCCGTGCATCCGATATCCTCAACGACTATTTCGGTGTCAGGTTGCCAAACACCGCTCTGATTAGCGAATTGTCGACGGCCGAAAAGCAGATCGTCCAGATCACCCGCGCGCTTCTCAACCAGCCGAAGGTCCTTGTCTTCGACGAGCCGACGGCCGCGTTGGTGCGTCGGGAGGCCGATATCCTCTTCCGGTTGATCCGCCGCCTGCGCGACGAAGGCGTGACGATCATCTACATCTCGCATTACCTGAGCGAAATCGAGGAACTCTGCGACCACGTCACCGTGCTACGCAATGGGCTGGACGTTGCTTCCGTGCCGATCGGGGATACTTCGGCCGCGGCAATTGCGCGGCTGATGGTCGAGCGCGACATCAAGGAAATGTTTCCGAAGCCGGAGGTTGCTCTCGGTGAAGAAATCCTCAAGGTCGAGCAGCTTTCGGCTCCAGGAAAATATGGGGATGTCAGTTTCACGCTTCGCCGCGGCGAGGTGCTGGGCCTCACTGGCTTGCTCGGCTCCGGCGCAAAGGAGCTCATTCGTGCCCTCTTTGGCCTGGATACGCCAGCTTCCGGACGTATCGAAATCAGCGGCGAGGCTGTCCGTTTCGCCAATCCCACGCAGGCGGCAGGCCACAAGATCGCCCTGGTGCCCGAAGACAGGCGCCGCCACGGCGTCGCGCTCGACCTCAGCGTCACGGAAAATACGAGCCTTTCCAGCCTCGATCGCTTCGCGCGTTTCGGCTTTCTCGACCGCAAAGGCGAACGGCGTGAAGTCGATGCTCTGATTGCGCGGCTGCAGGTGAAGACCAGCGGGCGCGATGCCTTGCTGCGCACGCTCTCCGGTGGCAATCAGCAAAAGGTAGCGATTGCCAAATGGCTCAGTCGCCATTCCGAGGTCTACCTCCTCGACGAGCCGACTGTCGGCGTCGATATCGGCTCCAAGGTCGAGATCTATACGCTGATCGGCGAACTCACGGCGCGGGGCGCCGGCGTCATAGTCCTGTCTTCTGACCTGCCGGAGCTGATCGGCATCACCGATCGCATTCTTGTGCTCTTCCGCGGCCGCGTGGTGCGGGAATTCATATCGTCGGAGGTGACGGCGGATGCCGTGCTTGCCGAATCGACCGGATCGTCGGAAGGACAGCGCCATGTCGGCTGA
- a CDS encoding ABC transporter permease: MSAEAEFAPSGFSTAERPDRSTGNIAAAALRFGSLIAFAAILIVFSLTAPYFLSVGNIGNVLGQSAISGVLAVGLTIVLIAGGSNVVTGGIDLSLAANMGLSAAVYASVTQLGYGDVTAIAASILTGTLIGAVNAIAIVYAGIVPLLATLAVMNIVAGLELVLTGNTVLPASTPFLSMLSAADPFGMPVLAYVLIGFTAIATAIVQYTPLGLRLYAVGEFPDAARAAGLPLRRLLAGAFVASGFSGGIAGILSVSYLSGSTTGSGEMLLPVVVTALLGSVFSRRLVPTVTGTLLSALLVGFLTNGFQLLNISSTLVSGVQGLLILIVVSATTLLRRQEA, from the coding sequence ATGTCGGCTGAAGCGGAATTTGCACCGTCGGGATTTTCGACCGCGGAGCGGCCTGACCGATCGACCGGCAATATCGCGGCCGCGGCACTGCGCTTCGGATCGCTCATCGCCTTTGCGGCCATTCTGATCGTCTTTTCACTGACCGCACCTTACTTCCTGAGCGTCGGCAACATCGGCAATGTGCTCGGCCAATCCGCCATCTCCGGCGTGCTCGCGGTCGGACTGACAATCGTCCTGATCGCCGGCGGCTCCAACGTCGTTACCGGCGGCATCGACCTGTCGCTCGCCGCCAATATGGGCCTTAGCGCCGCCGTATATGCCAGCGTGACACAACTCGGCTATGGCGACGTCACGGCGATCGCCGCATCGATCCTGACAGGGACCCTCATCGGTGCGGTCAATGCCATTGCCATCGTCTATGCCGGCATCGTGCCGCTGCTCGCCACGCTTGCCGTCATGAACATCGTCGCCGGTCTGGAACTGGTGCTGACGGGAAATACCGTCCTCCCGGCTTCCACGCCCTTTCTCTCGATGCTTTCGGCTGCGGATCCATTCGGCATGCCTGTCCTTGCCTATGTGCTTATCGGCTTCACCGCGATCGCAACGGCGATCGTGCAATATACGCCGCTTGGCCTGCGCCTCTACGCAGTTGGCGAGTTTCCGGATGCTGCACGCGCCGCCGGCCTGCCGCTTCGCCGCCTGCTCGCCGGTGCATTCGTTGCCAGCGGCTTCTCCGGTGGCATCGCCGGCATCCTCTCGGTTTCCTACCTGAGTGGCAGCACGACGGGTTCCGGCGAGATGCTGCTGCCTGTTGTGGTCACCGCTTTGCTCGGCTCGGTCTTTTCACGCCGGCTGGTTCCGACCGTCACCGGAACGCTACTTTCAGCCCTACTGGTCGGCTTCCTCACCAATGGTTTCCAGCTGCTCAACATTTCGAGCACATTGGTGAGTGGCGTTCAGGGCCTGCTCATTCTCATCGTCGTCTCCGCAACCACCTTATTGCGCCGGCAGGAGGCCTGA
- a CDS encoding glycosyl transferase — protein sequence MLTNDASVTSPVLPLAGILDLARSQRLSFNDLFQFAETQSAAGQKLEAAEAYKVWIAFNDGHPYLHLVYFNYSVTLRQLGDIAGSIQALRACLKLDPQFGPAHINLGRALEDSGVAAHAIVQWRSFVEMTAESTPDKLAHRLMALQHIGRVMENAGLLDDAEAALWQAIELRPDKSEAGQHWSALRQRQCKWPILATSDHVSTRQLLDSMSPLTLACYSDDPLFQLARAYQYNKSFVGRPDISGFPRKAPRKKSGTAQRLRIGYVSSDLRDHAVGFALREVLELHDKQSVEIYAYYCSEPVEQDATQMRMKAVVDCWRDIAALSDQDAARQIANDDIDILVDVNGYTKHARTKIFAYRPAPVIVNFCGYPGTMGSPFHHYIIADEHVIPPENEIFYSEKVRRIPCTQPIDRKRAIAEKPTRLEAGLPEGAFVFACFNGMQKITKETFAQWMEILAATSDSVLWLLSGSDDVDARLRQLAANADVAPERLIFAPKAPNAKHLARIGLADLFLDTFPYGAHSTAADALTMGLPVLTIPGKSFAARFCHSIVAAAGAAQLICSDPQDYVQKAIGFAKDSTSLKRIRTSMQEQRDTSVLRDIPALVQRLETLFWQMQREAEQGNTPQPDLRNLDVYYEIGVGLVQDNIAFCDDSTYRREYGKRLAEWHDYSPLQRDGRLWPNGTAI from the coding sequence ATGCTCACCAATGATGCTTCAGTCACCAGCCCGGTCCTGCCGCTTGCCGGCATCCTGGACCTGGCACGTTCGCAGCGCCTCTCCTTCAACGACCTGTTCCAATTTGCCGAAACGCAAAGTGCGGCTGGGCAGAAGCTGGAGGCGGCGGAGGCCTACAAGGTCTGGATTGCATTCAACGACGGCCACCCTTACCTGCATCTCGTTTACTTCAACTATTCGGTCACGCTGCGACAACTCGGCGACATAGCCGGCTCCATCCAGGCGCTGCGCGCGTGTCTGAAACTCGATCCACAATTCGGCCCGGCCCACATCAATCTCGGACGAGCATTGGAAGATAGCGGCGTTGCGGCGCATGCCATCGTGCAATGGCGAAGCTTCGTCGAGATGACGGCGGAAAGCACTCCAGACAAGCTTGCGCATCGCCTCATGGCGCTTCAGCATATTGGCCGCGTCATGGAAAATGCGGGGCTCTTGGATGATGCCGAAGCGGCGCTATGGCAAGCCATCGAACTACGACCCGACAAGAGCGAGGCAGGCCAACATTGGAGCGCCCTGCGCCAGCGTCAGTGCAAATGGCCCATTCTTGCGACATCCGACCACGTGTCCACTCGTCAGCTCCTCGATTCCATGTCGCCGCTGACGCTTGCCTGCTATTCCGACGATCCTCTATTTCAACTTGCAAGAGCCTACCAGTACAACAAATCCTTCGTTGGCCGCCCCGACATAAGCGGATTTCCTCGCAAGGCGCCGCGGAAAAAATCGGGAACCGCTCAGCGGCTTCGCATCGGCTACGTATCATCGGATCTGCGAGATCACGCGGTCGGCTTCGCATTGAGGGAAGTGCTGGAGCTGCACGACAAGCAAAGCGTCGAAATCTACGCCTATTACTGCAGCGAACCAGTGGAACAAGATGCCACGCAAATGCGCATGAAAGCCGTCGTCGACTGCTGGCGCGATATCGCTGCGCTCAGTGATCAGGATGCGGCACGGCAGATCGCCAATGATGACATCGATATCCTCGTCGACGTCAATGGCTATACCAAGCACGCCCGAACAAAAATCTTTGCATATCGACCGGCCCCCGTCATCGTCAATTTCTGCGGCTATCCGGGCACGATGGGCAGCCCATTTCATCACTATATCATCGCGGACGAACACGTCATTCCCCCGGAAAATGAGATCTTCTACTCCGAGAAGGTCCGGAGGATCCCTTGCACCCAGCCTATTGATCGCAAGAGAGCGATCGCCGAGAAGCCGACTCGCCTCGAAGCGGGGCTGCCGGAAGGCGCCTTCGTCTTCGCGTGCTTCAACGGGATGCAGAAGATCACCAAGGAGACGTTTGCACAGTGGATGGAAATTCTCGCGGCAACATCCGACAGCGTGTTGTGGCTGTTGAGCGGCAGCGACGATGTCGACGCGCGTCTGCGCCAGCTTGCAGCAAATGCCGACGTCGCGCCGGAGCGTCTCATCTTTGCGCCCAAGGCACCAAACGCCAAACACCTTGCCAGGATTGGCCTTGCCGATCTTTTCCTCGACACATTTCCCTATGGAGCACACTCGACCGCAGCCGATGCCCTGACCATGGGCCTGCCTGTTCTCACCATTCCGGGCAAGAGCTTTGCAGCACGCTTCTGCCATAGCATCGTTGCAGCCGCCGGCGCAGCACAGCTGATTTGCTCAGACCCGCAAGACTACGTTCAAAAGGCAATCGGATTTGCAAAGGATTCAACAAGCCTGAAGAGAATAAGAACGTCCATGCAGGAACAACGGGACACAAGCGTGTTGCGTGATATTCCGGCCCTCGTTCAGCGCCTGGAGACGCTGTTCTGGCAAATGCAACGAGAAGCGGAGCAGGGAAACACTCCTCAGCCAGACTTGCGCAACCTCGATGTCTATTACGAGATTGGCGTTGGATTGGTGCAAGACAACATCGCCTTTTGTGACGATAGCACTTACAGGCGCGAATACGGAAAGCGGCTTGCCGAATGGCATGATTATTCTCCATTGCAGCGAGACGGTCGCCTCTGGCCCAATGGCACGGCAATCTAG
- a CDS encoding sugar ABC transporter substrate-binding protein, producing MSIEKSESGLGRRDLLKLSAAAGVAVAGASLVGQKPVFAADEELSLKGKRIAISATGTDHFFDLQAYNAQIEEVKRLGGEPIAVDAGRNDGKLVSQLQTLIAQKPDAIVQILGTLSVIDPWLKKARDAGIPVLTVDVGSTNSINNTTSDNWGIGKDLALQLVSDIGGEGNIVVFNGFYGVTPCAIRYDQLVNVVKYFPKVKILQPELRDVIPNTVQDAFTQITAILNKYPEKGSIKAIWSAWDIPQLGATQALAAAGRSEIRTYGVDGSPEVLQLIADPKSPAGADVAQQPAEIGRTAIRNVAKLLAGQTLPRETYVPALLANKANVGEVTKKLGIG from the coding sequence ATGAGCATTGAAAAGTCCGAAAGCGGTCTGGGAAGACGGGATCTGCTGAAACTGTCCGCAGCAGCCGGGGTTGCCGTCGCCGGCGCCTCGCTGGTCGGGCAGAAGCCCGTCTTCGCGGCCGATGAAGAACTTTCCCTGAAAGGCAAGCGTATCGCCATCAGCGCGACCGGAACCGACCACTTCTTCGATCTGCAGGCCTACAATGCCCAGATCGAAGAGGTGAAGCGCCTCGGCGGCGAGCCGATCGCCGTCGATGCAGGGCGCAATGACGGCAAACTGGTCTCGCAATTGCAAACGCTGATTGCCCAGAAGCCGGATGCGATCGTTCAGATCCTCGGCACGCTGAGCGTCATCGACCCCTGGCTGAAGAAGGCGCGCGATGCCGGCATTCCGGTTCTGACCGTCGATGTCGGCTCGACGAATTCGATCAACAATACCACCTCCGACAACTGGGGCATCGGCAAGGACCTGGCGCTGCAGCTCGTCTCCGACATCGGCGGTGAAGGCAATATCGTCGTCTTCAACGGTTTCTACGGCGTGACGCCTTGCGCGATCCGCTACGATCAGCTGGTCAATGTCGTCAAATATTTCCCGAAGGTGAAGATCCTCCAGCCGGAATTGCGCGATGTCATCCCGAACACCGTGCAGGACGCTTTCACCCAGATCACCGCAATTCTGAACAAATATCCGGAAAAGGGGTCGATCAAGGCGATCTGGTCGGCGTGGGATATTCCACAGCTCGGTGCGACGCAGGCGCTTGCTGCCGCAGGTCGTAGCGAAATCCGCACCTACGGCGTCGATGGCAGCCCCGAAGTGCTGCAGCTCATCGCCGATCCGAAGTCGCCGGCCGGCGCCGATGTCGCTCAACAGCCGGCAGAAATCGGCCGCACCGCCATCCGCAACGTTGCCAAGCTCCTTGCCGGCCAGACGCTGCCGCGCGAAACCTACGTTCCCGCACTTCTGGCCAACAAGGCCAATGTCGGCGAGGTCACCAAGAAGCTCGGCATCGGCTGA
- a CDS encoding ABC transporter permease encodes MSLHTSAPTTAGLPRLIAGGLMRYGLILALVAVFAAFSLITPTFLTLANLQSILVNNFTLLAIVSIAMTFAVASGGIDLSVGTAMDFASFAFVSLVLAGQPVVIAALAGLAAGALVGAFNALLISGIGVSPFLATLGTLFIGRSIQQLLTNGGNPVYLPPNGVPEAFRFLGHGAIAGFPVPLATAIVIIAAATVIFARTRFGRIILSIGIQPGVVRYSGIAAPTYIAATFVLVGLIAAVAGLILTATVTVYIPSSGNAFLLNAIGATFIGTTLSPLGRPNVAGTVLGVLLLSIVANGLLLTDLNFYWQQVGTGTLIFAVLALSFINRKAAGRA; translated from the coding sequence ATGTCGCTCCATACATCTGCACCCACCACGGCTGGCTTGCCACGCCTGATCGCCGGTGGCTTGATGCGCTACGGGCTGATCCTCGCCCTTGTTGCGGTATTTGCCGCCTTTTCCCTGATCACACCGACATTCCTGACCCTTGCCAACCTGCAGAGCATCCTGGTCAATAATTTCACGCTGCTTGCCATTGTCTCCATCGCCATGACTTTCGCCGTCGCCTCGGGCGGCATCGATCTTTCGGTGGGAACGGCGATGGATTTCGCAAGCTTTGCCTTCGTCTCGCTCGTGCTTGCCGGGCAGCCTGTTGTGATTGCAGCATTGGCCGGGCTGGCGGCCGGGGCGCTCGTCGGCGCATTCAATGCACTGTTGATATCAGGGATCGGCGTCTCCCCATTTCTTGCGACGCTCGGCACGCTGTTCATCGGCCGTAGCATCCAGCAGCTTCTGACCAATGGCGGCAATCCCGTCTATCTGCCGCCGAACGGTGTACCGGAGGCTTTCCGTTTCCTTGGCCACGGCGCGATCGCGGGTTTCCCGGTACCGCTTGCAACCGCCATCGTCATCATCGCGGCCGCTACGGTCATTTTTGCCCGTACGCGGTTCGGCCGCATCATCCTGTCAATCGGCATCCAGCCGGGCGTCGTACGCTATTCCGGCATCGCGGCTCCCACCTATATAGCGGCTACCTTCGTACTGGTCGGGTTGATCGCCGCCGTCGCCGGCCTGATTCTGACTGCTACCGTCACCGTCTATATCCCGTCTTCCGGCAATGCATTTCTGCTGAATGCCATCGGCGCAACCTTCATCGGTACGACGCTCAGTCCGCTCGGGCGGCCGAACGTCGCTGGCACCGTCCTGGGCGTGCTCCTGCTCAGTATCGTGGCCAATGGGCTGCTGCTGACCGATCTGAATTTCTATTGGCAGCAAGTCGGTACGGGAACACTGATCTTCGCCGTGCTCGCCCTGAGTTTTATCAACCGGAAAGCGGCTGGCCGCGCATAA
- a CDS encoding amino acid ABC transporter permease has translation MDLSVMIPELLSALPLTLAITFTAMIAGFVLALIATTFRVRRIPVVSQLADLYVSYARSVPVVLQLFVAFYGLPVLVGVFGVADFVSPTIAAMLGLSLYHGGYLSEVMRPAYLAVERGQHDAADSLGYTFRQKLTRVLGPQAVHIALPGYGNSIIYLIHNVALVMYIGAADVMATAHLVMERDYNQYQFETYLVLAVLYSLLCLVAWSIVRFFELRSARFSPGAKRGGTMLMASV, from the coding sequence GTGGACCTTTCCGTAATGATCCCAGAGCTGCTCTCGGCCCTGCCGCTGACGCTTGCGATCACGTTCACGGCCATGATCGCCGGCTTCGTGCTGGCCTTGATTGCAACGACATTCCGGGTTCGCAGGATCCCGGTGGTCAGCCAACTGGCGGATCTCTACGTCTCCTATGCCCGGAGCGTTCCCGTCGTCCTTCAGTTGTTCGTCGCCTTTTATGGGCTTCCGGTGCTCGTGGGTGTGTTCGGCGTCGCGGACTTCGTGTCTCCGACGATCGCCGCGATGCTGGGCTTAAGCCTCTATCACGGAGGTTATCTGTCCGAAGTCATGCGGCCGGCCTATCTCGCCGTCGAACGTGGCCAGCACGATGCTGCGGACAGTCTTGGTTACACATTCCGCCAGAAGCTCACGCGCGTTCTAGGCCCGCAGGCGGTTCACATCGCACTTCCCGGCTACGGGAACTCGATCATCTACCTGATCCATAATGTTGCGCTCGTCATGTATATCGGGGCGGCTGATGTCATGGCGACGGCACACCTCGTCATGGAGCGCGACTATAATCAGTATCAGTTCGAAACCTACCTCGTACTGGCGGTGCTCTATTCGCTGCTTTGCCTGGTCGCCTGGTCCATCGTTCGTTTCTTCGAGCTTCGTTCTGCAAGGTTCTCTCCCGGCGCGAAACGCGGCGGAACCATGCTGATGGCAAGCGTCTGA
- a CDS encoding flagellar hook protein FlgE, which translates to MSIFGSMKTAVSGMNAQANKLSTVSDNIANVNTTGYKSASTSFSSLILPSGGGSYNSGSVETNVSYSVSQQGDTVSTSSSSDLSIQGAGFFVVQGADGKTVLTRAGDFTPDANGNLVNSAGYTLMGYSYASGAPAVVVNGFDGLVPINVNQSGLASTPSTTGTFTGNLNSNATTVTDSSTLPSANPTSVTSDTQKSSVVAYDKLGNSVMYDVYYTKTQSADSATGATDQWEVSVYRNADASTSGTSSFPYADPPGEVGSTTLTFDSSGNLTSGGTFAITDSTTGGSIAMDLSGMTQKASDFSSTGSTNGQAASPVTGVTIDKSGVVYANYKTGDPKAIYQIPLATVASPDKLTLLSGNVYQANSDSGVTVTSFANSNGLGYIQSNSLEASNVDLAGQLTDMIQAQKSYTANSKVFQTGSDLLDVLVNLQR; encoded by the coding sequence ATGAGCATCTTTGGTAGCATGAAAACGGCAGTTTCCGGCATGAACGCGCAGGCAAATAAGCTTAGCACCGTGTCGGACAACATCGCGAACGTCAATACAACGGGCTACAAGTCGGCGAGCACCAGCTTTTCGTCGTTGATCCTGCCCTCGGGCGGTGGCAGCTATAACTCCGGCAGCGTCGAAACCAATGTCAGCTATTCGGTCTCGCAGCAGGGCGATACGGTCTCCACCTCGTCGAGCAGCGATCTCTCGATCCAGGGCGCCGGCTTCTTCGTCGTGCAGGGCGCCGACGGCAAGACCGTCCTGACCCGCGCAGGCGACTTTACGCCGGATGCGAATGGTAACCTGGTCAACTCCGCTGGCTATACCCTGATGGGTTACTCCTATGCGTCGGGCGCGCCTGCCGTCGTCGTCAACGGCTTCGACGGCCTGGTGCCGATCAATGTCAATCAGAGCGGCCTCGCCAGCACGCCCTCAACGACGGGCACCTTCACGGGCAACCTCAATTCGAATGCAACGACCGTTACCGATTCATCGACGCTGCCAAGCGCCAATCCGACCTCGGTTACCTCCGATACCCAGAAGAGCTCGGTTGTTGCCTATGATAAGCTCGGCAACTCCGTCATGTATGACGTTTACTACACCAAGACCCAGTCTGCCGATTCCGCCACGGGCGCGACGGATCAGTGGGAGGTTAGCGTCTATCGCAATGCCGATGCGAGCACCTCCGGCACCTCGTCATTCCCTTATGCGGATCCGCCGGGAGAAGTCGGTTCGACGACATTGACATTTGATTCAAGCGGAAACCTGACGAGCGGTGGGACATTCGCCATCACCGATTCAACGACGGGCGGATCCATCGCGATGGATCTGAGCGGAATGACCCAGAAGGCCAGCGACTTCAGCTCGACGGGCTCGACCAACGGCCAGGCGGCAAGCCCCGTTACCGGCGTCACGATCGACAAGAGCGGCGTCGTCTATGCAAACTACAAGACCGGAGACCCGAAGGCGATCTATCAGATCCCGTTGGCAACCGTTGCAAGCCCGGACAAGCTCACGCTCTTGAGCGGCAACGTCTATCAGGCCAATTCGGATTCCGGCGTGACGGTCACGAGCTTCGCCAACAGCAACGGCCTGGGCTATATCCAGTCGAACTCGCTGGAAGCATCGAACGTCGACCTCGCCGGCCAGCTCACCGACATGATCCAGGCGCAGAAGAGCTACACGGCGAACTCCAAGGTCTTCCAGACGGGCTCCGACCTGCTGGACGTGCTGGTCAACCTTCAGCGCTGA
- a CDS encoding amino acid ABC transporter permease: MFDIDVLLPDLWDILGAVPLTLAMALAIFVLSTIIGSLFAMVEYRRIPVLRQLVVAYKVAFKGVPMVVVIFLAYYGLPSTLQFLASLLGVDYNGHSTPNWVTLIVALTACVAAFQAEVVKGALNSFDTGQADAAYSLGYKKSQLFRRVMLPQVIVAAIPDLANSFMVIMKALSLGFAIEVVDIFAQSQLTAALNFYYLEAFLVAVVIYMVIAYAVTQIADRTERALRVRT, from the coding sequence ATGTTCGATATCGACGTTCTTCTTCCCGATCTTTGGGACATCCTCGGCGCAGTACCCCTCACGCTTGCGATGGCACTTGCGATCTTCGTCCTCTCGACGATCATAGGCAGCCTGTTCGCCATGGTCGAATATCGGCGGATCCCTGTCCTCCGCCAGCTTGTCGTCGCTTACAAGGTCGCCTTCAAGGGCGTGCCGATGGTCGTGGTGATCTTCCTCGCCTACTATGGCCTTCCTTCGACCCTGCAATTCCTCGCGTCGCTGTTGGGCGTGGACTACAACGGCCATTCGACACCGAACTGGGTCACGCTCATCGTCGCCCTGACCGCCTGCGTCGCCGCTTTCCAGGCGGAAGTCGTCAAAGGCGCACTGAACTCCTTCGACACTGGCCAGGCCGATGCGGCCTATTCACTCGGCTACAAGAAGAGCCAGCTCTTTCGTCGGGTCATGCTTCCGCAGGTCATCGTCGCAGCGATACCGGATCTTGCCAATTCCTTCATGGTTATCATGAAGGCGCTGTCTCTGGGGTTCGCCATCGAGGTGGTCGACATCTTCGCGCAATCGCAGCTGACTGCCGCGCTGAACTTCTACTATCTCGAGGCCTTCCTGGTCGCGGTCGTGATCTACATGGTGATCGCCTATGCCGTAACCCAGATCGCAGACAGGACGGAGCGGGCACTCAGGGTGCGGACTTAA